A single region of the Triticum dicoccoides isolate Atlit2015 ecotype Zavitan chromosome 2B, WEW_v2.0, whole genome shotgun sequence genome encodes:
- the LOC119366391 gene encoding katanin p80 WD40 repeat-containing subunit B1 homolog KTN80.3-like has product MTTNTKRAYKLQEFVAHASNVNCLKIGRKTSRVLVTGGEDHKVNLWAIGKPNSISSLPGHTSAVESVAFDSTEVFVAAGAASGTVKLWDLEEAKIVRTLTGHRSNCMSVDFHPFGEFFASGSLDTNLKIWDIRRKGCIHTYKGHTRGVNAIRFTPDGRWVVSGGEDSAVKIWDLTAGKLLHEFKSHEGQIQCIDFHPHEFLLATGSADKTVKFWDLETFELIGSTGPEMTGVRSMTFNPDGRSLLCGLHESLKVFSWEPIRCHDTVDVGWSRLSDLNVHEGKLLGCSSNQSCVGIWVVDLTRLEPHASGTSALLNGRSELKASSGGTMPLQNDSGSRANIGRSSALQNSENNLKASTGRLSVSQNSDSAPKEIKPTASSGMVPSTPQRVGTGSSTRTAGNSTFASGGTTLKRSSLKSNSTSNLHNFSKTDVVPAAVIIPRTSSGADLGTGSRSYAADVPPVLSKASRRAELATDPRTESADVAPAVVPRTSSRMEMASDSAPDAVCRVGRRLESAADSRKESADAAPVVPRATSRMEMASDSVPVLPKAGRRFESATDSRKESTDEAPVIVPRATSRMEMASDSRREPSAGRVSPFRIQSRYAEPRKSTNKVDADKIDVGSKDTESDDLTCQIFLPRRNGAVQTVIPEETREDVKHGTVYRSGFSGSAESNTSHRNDNYVPRMRKPRDNCYIEVSRAGRTRSIVPNWEGRDQSPSHEEPTTSNSALGAPRGRMYSSRGSSQAAETNIVTSEEDVLSVLIEEHDLFLSSTRSRLTKLQILHQMWQRNDIRGVFSALEKMSDHAVCADMASVLMEKSEAITLDLCTCILPVLADLLESKTDRHLAVSLELVVKLVRTFGPVIHSTVSVGPSSVGVDLEAEQRRERCNLCFIELEKVKNKLPSLMRRKGAASNTAQELSLVFQEIMS; this is encoded by the exons ATGACGACCAACACCAAGCGCGCCTACAAGCTCC AGGAGTTTGTGGCGCACGCGTCCAATGTCAACTGCCTCAAGATCGGGAGGAAGACCTCGCGGGTCCTTGTCACTGGAGGAGAGGATCATAAGGTTAATCTTTGGGCTATCGGGAAGCCCAATTCGATATCG AGTTTACCAGGGCATACAAGTGCTGTGGAGTCAGTTGCTTTTGATTCCACAGAAGTATTTGTGGCTGCAGGAGCAGCCAGTGGGACAGTAAAATTATGGGATCTAGAGGAGGCGAAGA TCGTCCGCACGCTTACTGGACATAGATCAAACTGTATGTCAGTTGATTTCCATCCTTTTGGTGAATTCTTTGCCTCTGGGTCTTTGGACACTAATCTGAAGATATGGGATATAAGAAGGAAGGGCTGTATCCACACATACAAAGGCCACACCAGAGGGGTGAATGCTATTAGATTCACACCTGATGGCCGTTGGGTTGTGTCTGGTGGTGAAGATAGTGCAGTGAAG ATCTGGGATTTGACAGCTGGAAAGTTACTGCATGAGTTCAAATCCCATGAGGGTCAAATTCAGTGCATTGATTTCCATCCCCATGAGTTCCTTCTGGCAACAG GTTCAGCTGATAAAACTGTCAAGTTCTGGGATTTGGAGACCTTTGAGTTGATTGGATCTACTGGACCTGAG ATGACAGGTGTACGATCTATGACATTCAATCCTGACGGAAGATCTCTGTTATGTGGGTTGCACGAGagcttaaag GTTTTCTCTTGGGAACCAATAAGATGCCATGACACTGTAGATGTGGGATGGTCTAGACTATCGGATCTCAATGTCCATGAGGGAAAACTTCTTGGTTGTTCTTCTAATCAGAGTTGTGTTGGAATATGGGTTGTTGATCTAACG CGTCTTGAGCCACACGCAAGTGGTACTTCAGCATTACTTAATGGCCGTTCTGAATTGAAGGCTTCTTCAGGTGGCACTATGCCATTACAAAACGACAGTGGTTCAAGGGCTAACATAGGGCGATCATCAGCTCTACAAAATTCAGAGAATAACTTAAAGGCTTCTACAGGAAGGCTCTCAGTTTCTCAAAATTCAGATTCTGCACCCAAGGAGATTAAGCCAACAGCTT CAAGTGGCATGGTCCCAAGCACTCCTCAAAGGGTCGGAACTGGCTCCAGTACTAGAACAGCTGGAAATTCAACTTTTGCATCTGGTGGCACCACTTTAAAGAGAAGTTCACTGAAGAGTAACAGCACTTCTAATCTTCATAATTTCAGTAAAACTGACGTGGTGCCTGCTGCTGTTATCATCCCAAGAACTAGCTCAGGAGCAGACCTTGGTACTGGTTCAAGAAGTTATGCTGCTGATGTGCCCCCTGTTCTTTCGAAGGCAAGCAGAAGGGCAGAGCTTGCTACTGATCCTAGGACAGAAAGTGCTGATGTGGCACCTGCTGTTGTTCCCAGAACAAGTTCAAGAATGGAAATGGCCTCTGATTCAGCACCTGATGCTGTTTGTAGGGTTGGCAGAAGGTTGGAATCTGCTGCTGATTCTAGGAAAGAAAGTGCTGATGCAGCACCGGTCGTTCCCAGGGCTACTTCAAGAATGGAAATGGCCTCTGATTCTGTACCTGTTCTTCCGAAGGCAGGCAGAAGGTTTGAGTCTGCTACTGATTCAAGAAAAGAAAGCACTGATGAAGCACCTGTTATTGTTCCTAGAGCAACTTCAAGAATGGAAATGGCCTCTGATTCTAGGAGAGAACCTTCTGCCGGAAGAGTATCACCATTTAGGATCCAATCAAGGTATGCTGAACCAAGGAAATCAACCAATAAAGTTGATGCGGACAAAATTGATGTGGGAAGCAAAGATACTGAAAGTGACGACCTTACTTGTCAAATATTTCTTCCTCGGAGGAATGGTGCTGTTCAAACAGTGATTCCCGAAGAAACTCGTGAAGATGTAAAACATGGTACAGTTTACAGGTCGGGATTTTCAGGTTCAGCAGAATCAAATACGAGCCACCGGAATGATAATT ACGTTCCTAGAATGCGTAAGCCAAGAGATAACTGCTACATTGAAGTTTCAAGAGCAG GAAGAACAAGATCAATTGTTCCTAACTGGGAAGGCAGGGATCAGTCCCCAAGTCACGAAGAACCAACAACAAGCAATTCAGCGTTGGGGGCTCCTAGAGGCCGAATGTATTCATCT AGAGGAAGCAGTCAAGCAGCTGAAACTAATATCGTAACTAGCGAGGAGGATGTTTTATCTGTTCTAATCGAAGAGCATGATCTATTTTTGAGTTCAACACGATCGCGGCTGACAAAATTGCAG ATTCTGCATCAAATGTGGCAAAGAAATGACATCAGGGGTGTTTTCTCGGCGCTCGAGAAGATGTCCGATCATGCT GTATGTGCTGATATGGCAAGTGTTCTGATGGAGAAAAGCGAAGCCATCACACTCGATTTATGTACCTGTATCCTGCCTGTCCTTGCTGACCTTCTGGAGAGTAAAACTGACAG GCATTTAGCTGTGTCACTGGAACTGGTGGTGAAGCTTGTCAGGACTTTTGGGCCTGTAATACATTCAACGGTGTCGGTTGGTCCATCTTCTGTTGGTGTAGATCTTGAAGCAGAGCAAAG GCGGGAGAGGTGCAACTTATGCTTCATAGAACTGGAGAAAGTTAAAAACAAGCTTCCTTCCCTTATGAG AAGAAAAGGGGCAGCTTCAAACACAGCGCAGGAGCTCAGTCTCGTCTTCCAGGAAATTATGTCGTAG